One genomic window of Desulfobulbaceae bacterium includes the following:
- a CDS encoding helix-turn-helix transcriptional regulator, whose protein sequence is MIKCHLSRLLGEKRIRPAEIHRDTGINKGTLSRMYNEKIVRVDLDVLDKICEYLQCSVGEILEYQANDPDNHSG, encoded by the coding sequence ATGATAAAATGCCATTTATCAAGATTGCTTGGAGAAAAAAGAATAAGGCCAGCTGAAATTCACAGAGATACTGGAATTAACAAGGGTACTCTTAGCAGAATGTATAACGAGAAAATTGTCAGAGTCGACTTAGATGTTCTAGATAAAATTTGTGAATACCTACAATGTTCTGTAGGTGAAATTTTGGAGTATCAAGCAAATGATCCAGACAACCATTCAGGCTAA